The proteins below come from a single Podarcis muralis chromosome 8, rPodMur119.hap1.1, whole genome shotgun sequence genomic window:
- the LOC114601028 gene encoding carboxymethylenebutenolidase homolog yields MANEEKPCPCDIGDKFEYEGHGQEISVGHIKAYINKPSHSTDKAVIVIHDIFGWQLPNTRYIADLLASHGYTAICPDFYKGQEAWKLSNDWSAFDDWLKTRDSKNINKETDVVLQYLKEQCNAKKIGVIGFCWGGAAVHHLMLKYSIFKAGVSIYGVIKFTEDSCNLMNPTFFIFAEKDEVIPLDQVTALEQKLKQQCKVDHEVKIYPGQTHGFVHRKREDINPQDRPYIEEARKDMLNWLSRYI; encoded by the exons ATGGCTAATGAAGAAAAACCATGCCCTTGTGACATTGGAGACAAATTTGAATATGAAGGGCACGGGCAAGAAATTTCTGTTGGGCACATCAAGGCCTACATCAACAAGCCCTCCCACAGCACAGACAAAGCTGTGATTGTGATTCATGACATTTTTGGATGGCAGCTACCAAACACAAGATACATAGCAGATTTGCTCGCATCCCATGGATATAC AGCAATTTGTCCAGACTTTTATAAGGGACAAGAAGCTTGGAAGCTATCTAATGATTGGTCTGCATTCGATGACTGGCTAAAAACACGAGATTCCAAGAATATCAACAA GGAAACGGATGTTGTCTTGCAGTATCTGAAGGAACAATGTAATGCAAAGAAGATAGGTGTCATTGGATTTTGTTGGGGTGGAGCTGCAGTACATCATCTGATGTTGAAATATTCTATCTTTAAGGCGGGCGTATCCATCTATG GAGTGATCAAATTTACAGAGGACAGTTGCAACCTGATGAACCCCACCTTTTTCATTTTTGCAGAGAAAGATGAAGTAATTCCTCTTGACCAA gtcACTGCCCTTGAACAGAAGCTGAAACAGCAATGCAAAGTTGATCATGAAGTGAAAATATATCCTGGACAAACTCATGGTTTTGTACATCGTAAAAGGGAAGATATTAACCCTCAAGACAGACCTTACATTGAAGAAGCAAGGAAGGACATGCTGAATTGGCTGAGTAGATACATCTAA